The following are encoded together in the Acetobacter vaccinii genome:
- a CDS encoding NADH-quinone oxidoreductase subunit B family protein → MGLIHAVFDGMFRQARQAAKPPGERWPVWLFHVDTGGCGGCGMELQALAHLPYDLRGAGFGFVETPRAADVLLVTGAVTWAMAPVLQAAWDAMPTPKGLITVGACAQNGGPFFAENYAVMGGLERKVSVDFSIPGCPPTPADVLAGLSALFGGRVGAAAAPAR, encoded by the coding sequence ATGGGGCTGATTCACGCCGTGTTTGATGGCATGTTCCGGCAGGCAAGGCAGGCCGCAAAACCACCGGGCGAACGCTGGCCTGTGTGGCTGTTTCATGTTGATACGGGCGGGTGTGGGGGCTGTGGCATGGAGCTACAGGCTCTGGCCCATTTGCCGTATGACCTGCGCGGGGCGGGATTTGGCTTTGTTGAAACACCGCGCGCGGCAGATGTTCTGCTGGTAACAGGGGCAGTCACCTGGGCCATGGCCCCCGTGTTGCAAGCCGCGTGGGATGCCATGCCAACCCCCAAAGGGCTGATCACGGTGGGGGCCTGTGCCCAGAATGGCGGGCCGTTTTTTGCTGAAAACTATGCCGTCATGGGTGGTCTGGAACGGAAGGTCAGCGTTGATTTTTCCATTCCCGGCTGCCCACCTACCCCGGCAGATGTGCTGGCCGGGTTAAGTGCGCTGTTTGGCGGCAGGGTTGGGGCGGCGGCTGCG
- a CDS encoding NADH-quinone oxidoreductase subunit D-related protein: MQAASLIRAAEQTQTPWRYRLDELAWRDLVQALAHDRLPFAGLWCDGQDMHALFLPDGQPLAATVALEDGRYPALSPVRPVSSLYERAAYDLYGAEAMWAVDVRPLLDHDVWQASTPLAQAPGLAGGHKGLVRFQPSEQFLHGAGDVDGWGPATGGMAPPLHVRLALQGGRILRAESQTGYAHRGLALRWRNTRLDEACRLSSRVSAGVSVAHQVAFCMAVENACGVLAAAETGLLRVALLEMERVSHHLYTLAKLARLAGADVLASRSMGLRETLLAAIAPVTGSRLLMDVCQPGGVRLAETMRMGELCGQVCDLAQGRIPALASAWRDYPGLGARLASLGAITRDDVGQLGLEGLVARASGGDCDHRRAMPSYAGLWRYTSAKRHGTAEDRAFLLLDEVVESLRMLGIAADQLGLAAAGYVDCQADSAEGAAMVEGPWGPVLYWVRLSQGRVAHVFQHGPEQAALLLFENALSGHSVEDLPLLACSLGVNAAALDA; this comes from the coding sequence ATGCAGGCTGCATCCCTCATCCGCGCGGCGGAGCAGACACAGACCCCATGGCGCTATCGGTTGGATGAGCTGGCATGGCGCGACCTCGTGCAGGCCTTGGCCCATGATCGCCTGCCTTTTGCTGGCCTGTGGTGTGATGGACAGGATATGCATGCCCTGTTCCTGCCAGACGGCCAGCCCCTTGCGGCCACTGTGGCGTTGGAAGATGGGCGTTACCCCGCCCTGTCCCCAGTCAGGCCGGTTTCCAGCCTGTATGAGCGCGCAGCGTACGATTTGTATGGTGCGGAGGCCATGTGGGCGGTCGATGTGCGGCCATTGTTGGACCATGATGTCTGGCAGGCCTCTACCCCATTAGCGCAGGCACCCGGCTTGGCTGGTGGCCATAAGGGGCTGGTGCGCTTTCAGCCGTCCGAGCAGTTCTTGCATGGTGCGGGTGATGTGGATGGCTGGGGGCCTGCAACCGGTGGCATGGCTCCCCCTTTGCACGTCAGACTGGCTTTGCAGGGTGGGCGCATACTGCGGGCAGAAAGCCAGACAGGTTATGCCCACCGTGGGCTGGCGTTGCGCTGGCGGAATACGAGGCTGGATGAAGCCTGTCGGTTGAGTAGCAGGGTCAGCGCCGGTGTCTCGGTCGCGCATCAGGTTGCGTTTTGCATGGCGGTAGAAAATGCCTGCGGTGTTTTGGCTGCGGCGGAAACAGGGCTGCTCCGGGTTGCCTTGTTGGAAATGGAGCGTGTCAGCCATCATTTGTACACTTTGGCCAAGCTTGCCCGGCTGGCTGGGGCCGATGTGCTGGCCAGCCGCAGCATGGGCCTGCGCGAGACCCTGCTGGCAGCAATAGCCCCTGTGACCGGGTCGCGGTTGTTGATGGATGTCTGCCAGCCCGGTGGGGTGCGTCTGGCTGAAACCATGCGGATGGGTGAATTATGCGGTCAGGTCTGTGACCTGGCCCAGGGGCGTATTCCGGCGCTGGCCAGTGCATGGCGGGACTATCCAGGGCTTGGTGCGCGGCTTGCCAGCCTGGGAGCCATTACACGTGATGATGTCGGCCAGCTTGGGTTGGAAGGGCTTGTAGCCCGTGCCAGCGGCGGGGACTGTGACCACCGCCGCGCCATGCCCAGCTACGCCGGGCTATGGCGCTATACTTCCGCCAAGCGACATGGAACGGCTGAGGACAGGGCTTTTCTGTTGTTGGATGAAGTTGTTGAAAGCCTGCGTATGTTAGGCATTGCGGCAGACCAGCTTGGCCTTGCCGCCGCAGGCTATGTGGACTGTCAGGCAGACAGTGCAGAAGGGGCCGCCATGGTGGAAGGGCCATGGGGGCCTGTGCTCTATTGGGTGCGCCTGTCGCAGGGGCGTGTGGCCCATGTGTTTCAGCACGGGCCAGAGCAGGCAGCCCTGCTGTTGTTTGAAAATGCCCTGAGCGGCCACAGTGTCGAGGACTTGCCTCTTCTGGCGTGTTCACTTGGGGTCAATGCCGCAGCGCTGGACGCCTAG
- a CDS encoding methyltransferase domain-containing protein, with product MQDFTPACENFYTTPKGQVCTTLVAERMRWLWPDLRGQAVLGVGMAAPYLAMLGDPQTNKVAVCPKSLLLAGAGQALSGVVTCQSNPCDLPFQDAVFDRVVLVHALRGAENFVPQLREAARVLQDDGRLMLLVPNRLAGPWRLRGSPFAADRAFTRRGLRSLLAAAMLRAERWDEALFLPVGPSCRSVQAGRRADIAGKVLCPGGGSLLLVEAVRDMYSVRPVGLTARRRWLSRLAVPVAGAARLVNRGGASRLRQR from the coding sequence ATGCAGGATTTTACGCCAGCGTGCGAAAATTTTTATACAACGCCCAAAGGGCAGGTCTGCACCACCCTGGTGGCCGAGCGTATGCGCTGGCTCTGGCCTGATCTGCGGGGGCAGGCTGTGCTGGGTGTTGGCATGGCAGCTCCCTATCTTGCCATGCTGGGTGATCCTCAGACCAACAAAGTGGCAGTCTGCCCCAAATCCCTCCTGCTGGCCGGGGCAGGGCAGGCCCTGTCTGGCGTGGTGACATGCCAGTCCAACCCGTGTGACCTGCCGTTTCAGGATGCGGTTTTTGACCGTGTGGTGCTGGTCCATGCCCTGCGGGGGGCAGAGAATTTTGTGCCCCAACTGCGCGAAGCCGCCCGTGTTTTGCAAGATGACGGCAGGTTGATGTTGCTGGTGCCCAACCGTTTGGCTGGTCCGTGGCGGTTGCGGGGGAGCCCTTTTGCAGCAGACCGCGCCTTTACACGTCGTGGGCTGCGGAGCCTGCTGGCCGCAGCCATGCTGCGGGCGGAACGGTGGGATGAGGCTCTTTTTCTACCTGTGGGGCCGTCCTGTCGTTCCGTTCAGGCTGGCAGGCGGGCGGATATTGCCGGCAAGGTGCTGTGCCCAGGGGGTGGTAGCCTGCTGTTGGTAGAGGCTGTGCGCGATATGTATTCTGTCCGGCCGGTTGGGCTGACTGCGCGGCGGCGTTGGCTCTCCCGGTTGGCCGTGCCGGTCGCAGGGGCTGCACGGTTGGTCAACCGGGGTGGGGCATCACGGCTGCGCCAACGCTGA
- the gloB gene encoding hydroxyacylglutathione hydrolase, whose protein sequence is MPLSIHALPVLSDNYAWVLRDSATGTVAVVDPGEAEPVHAYLQAQGNRLDLILLTHHHNDHIGGAEALRQQYGARIVGALADQHRLPPLDIAVQEGDHVQVGESQGRVLAVPGHTLGHISYYFSDPPALFCGDTLFSLGCGRLFEGTPSQLFDSLHKLAALPSQTLVCCGHEYTLSNAAFALHATPDNTALHERVAEVRQLRAKGLPTVPSTLGQELATNPFLRAPDAQSLGLLRAEKDTF, encoded by the coding sequence ATGCCCCTGAGTATCCACGCCCTTCCTGTTCTGTCCGACAACTACGCCTGGGTGCTGCGCGACAGTGCCACAGGCACCGTAGCCGTAGTCGACCCCGGCGAGGCAGAACCTGTGCATGCCTACCTGCAAGCACAGGGCAACAGGCTGGACCTGATCCTGCTGACCCACCACCACAATGACCATATTGGCGGGGCGGAAGCCCTGCGCCAGCAATACGGTGCCCGCATTGTAGGCGCGCTGGCCGACCAGCACCGTCTGCCCCCGCTGGATATTGCCGTGCAGGAGGGAGACCACGTGCAGGTCGGGGAAAGCCAGGGGCGGGTTCTGGCTGTACCGGGCCATACGCTGGGGCATATCAGCTACTATTTTTCTGACCCACCGGCCCTGTTTTGTGGAGACACCCTGTTCAGCCTCGGGTGTGGCCGCCTGTTTGAAGGCACCCCCAGCCAGCTTTTTGACAGTTTGCACAAGCTGGCTGCCCTCCCCAGCCAGACATTGGTCTGCTGTGGGCATGAATATACACTCTCCAACGCTGCTTTTGCCCTGCACGCCACACCCGACAATACCGCCCTGCACGAACGGGTGGCCGAAGTCCGCCAGTTGCGCGCCAAGGGGCTGCCCACCGTGCCGTCAACACTGGGGCAGGAACTGGCGACAAACCCGTTCCTGCGTGCGCCTGATGCCCAGAGCCTGGGCCTGCTCCGCGCAGAAAAAGATACTTTCTGA
- a CDS encoding DUF2125 domain-containing protein, whose translation MKTLGRIGIVAVALGAGGLGLLRWAAARQLEGVSSGNFGACQMVNVGHDVPHGLLNLTVVLDHVSLHCNGARGGDWAGWSSLTYASSRVELGVRVWSPRAVSIRLHGLTASSGQAADKHEVLRVEGAPIDFRLACCTAETGLVRFQSPFVSLKPLGISMVDAQGQFLWNTRASQQASAGGLLVYARQMGVPALGQGFERVRAAFSVPGPFSVLHTVSWGATGLAGWPDVLVQRFSADWNGLEVGVSGHLNTGGEGAATGDFWLTLRQWKPFVEQLRQHGVLSAAQVEAMETTFDRLASREGMSQGALILPIMVRDSKMQVGTLPVTTLLPVLHAMMAVPAGGFH comes from the coding sequence GTGAAGACACTCGGTCGTATCGGCATTGTTGCGGTTGCTCTGGGGGCAGGAGGTCTTGGCCTGCTGCGCTGGGCGGCTGCACGGCAGTTGGAGGGTGTTAGCAGCGGCAATTTTGGTGCGTGCCAGATGGTCAATGTCGGGCATGACGTGCCGCATGGGCTGCTTAATCTGACAGTGGTGCTCGATCACGTCAGCCTCCATTGCAATGGGGCCAGAGGCGGCGACTGGGCAGGGTGGAGCAGCCTGACCTATGCCTCCAGCCGTGTGGAACTGGGGGTGCGGGTGTGGTCACCCAGGGCTGTGTCCATCCGGCTGCATGGTCTGACAGCCTCCTCCGGTCAGGCCGCTGATAAGCATGAAGTGCTGCGGGTGGAGGGGGCTCCGATCGACTTCCGATTGGCCTGTTGCACGGCCGAGACAGGGCTTGTGCGCTTTCAGTCGCCTTTTGTTTCCCTCAAGCCGCTGGGCATTAGCATGGTGGATGCCCAGGGCCAGTTTTTGTGGAACACGCGGGCGTCTCAGCAGGCCAGTGCGGGTGGTCTGCTGGTTTATGCCCGGCAGATGGGTGTGCCTGCTCTGGGGCAGGGTTTTGAGCGCGTAAGGGCAGCATTTTCGGTGCCGGGGCCGTTTAGTGTCCTGCACACAGTCTCCTGGGGGGCAACGGGTCTGGCGGGCTGGCCGGATGTGCTGGTGCAGCGCTTTTCGGCTGACTGGAATGGGCTGGAAGTGGGTGTGTCTGGCCACCTCAATACTGGGGGAGAGGGGGCCGCGACAGGGGATTTCTGGCTGACCCTGCGGCAATGGAAACCCTTTGTGGAGCAGTTGCGCCAGCATGGGGTGTTGAGTGCAGCCCAGGTGGAAGCCATGGAAACCACATTCGACCGCCTAGCCAGCCGTGAGGGCATGAGCCAGGGCGCGCTTATTCTGCCCATTATGGTGCGGGACAGCAAAATGCAGGTTGGCACGCTGCCCGTTACCACCCTTCTGCCTGTGCTGCATGCCATGATGGCAGTGCCCGCTGGGGGCTTTCACTAG
- a CDS encoding lysophospholipid acyltransferase family protein has product MVVVRSIVFNVLAFALTLLMGVGAFPVRWFLHQWALPYARLWSRLVLWLFGRICGVRLQVSGLENLPASGPALIASQHQSAFDTLVWMLLLARPCYVMKGELKRIPLLGPMLVLTGMMPVERAAGAKALRLLLQGTDKAVQDSRQIIIFPEGTRTLPGEHVDLKPGIAAMSNHTGLPVIPVATNSGLFWGRNAFVKRPGVLHVAIGAAIEPARRGQLLAGIEQSWRQLEQGWVSQSGQ; this is encoded by the coding sequence ATGGTTGTTGTGCGTTCCATTGTGTTCAATGTGCTGGCGTTTGCGCTGACCCTGCTGATGGGGGTTGGGGCTTTTCCCGTGCGCTGGTTCCTGCACCAATGGGCGCTGCCCTACGCACGGCTGTGGTCGCGGCTTGTGTTGTGGCTGTTCGGGCGTATCTGCGGGGTGCGCTTGCAGGTCAGCGGGCTGGAAAACCTGCCAGCCTCTGGCCCGGCCCTGATTGCCTCTCAGCATCAATCCGCCTTTGACACGCTGGTCTGGATGCTGCTGCTGGCCCGGCCCTGTTACGTGATGAAAGGGGAACTCAAGCGTATCCCCCTTCTGGGGCCAATGCTGGTGCTGACAGGCATGATGCCGGTTGAGCGGGCTGCCGGGGCCAAGGCCCTGCGCCTGCTGCTGCAAGGCACCGACAAAGCCGTGCAGGACAGCAGGCAGATTATTATTTTCCCCGAAGGCACGCGCACCTTGCCGGGCGAGCATGTTGACCTCAAACCCGGGATCGCAGCCATGTCCAACCATACCGGGCTGCCTGTTATTCCGGTTGCGACCAATTCCGGCCTGTTCTGGGGGCGTAATGCTTTTGTCAAACGCCCTGGTGTGCTGCATGTGGCCATAGGGGCGGCCATAGAGCCAGCCAGGCGCGGGCAATTGTTGGCCGGGATCGAGCAAAGCTGGCGGCAGTTAGAGCAGGGCTGGGTCAGCCAGAGCGGACAATAA
- the ahcY gene encoding adenosylhomocysteinase, with product MTDYKVKDLSLAEWGRKEISIAEGEMPGLMALREEYGASQPLKGARIAGCLHMTIQTAVLIETLVALGATVRWSSCNIFSTQDHAAAAIAAAGIPVFAWKGLAEDEFWWCIEQTIQGPDGWTPNMILDDGGDLTVLMHDKYPELLANVRGLSEETTTGVHRLWEMQKKGTLKVPAINVNDSVTKSKFDNLYGCRESLVDAIRRGTDVMMAGKVAVVAGYGDVGKGSAASLRNAGCRVLVTEIDPICALQAAMEGYEVVTMADAAPRGDIFVTATGNVGVITVEHMRAMKNRAIVCNIGHFDSEIQIDGLRNFTWDNVKPQVDEVVFPDGKRLIVLSEGRLVNLGNATGHPSFVMSASFTNQTLAQIELWTAPEGKYDVKVYTLPKKLDEKVAALHLAKVGAQLSKLSEEQAKYIDVPVNGPFKHEEYRY from the coding sequence ATGACCGACTATAAGGTGAAGGATCTCTCGCTCGCCGAGTGGGGCCGTAAGGAAATTTCCATCGCAGAAGGCGAAATGCCCGGCCTGATGGCCCTGCGTGAGGAATATGGCGCAAGCCAGCCCCTGAAAGGCGCACGCATTGCGGGCTGCCTGCACATGACCATCCAGACCGCAGTGCTGATCGAAACACTGGTGGCCCTTGGCGCCACGGTGCGCTGGTCTTCGTGCAACATCTTCTCCACACAGGATCACGCCGCTGCTGCCATCGCCGCTGCCGGTATTCCCGTGTTTGCCTGGAAAGGCCTGGCGGAAGACGAATTCTGGTGGTGCATCGAGCAGACCATTCAGGGCCCCGATGGCTGGACCCCGAACATGATCCTCGATGACGGCGGTGATCTGACCGTGCTGATGCACGACAAATACCCCGAACTGCTGGCCAACGTCCGCGGCCTGTCCGAGGAAACCACAACAGGCGTGCACCGTCTGTGGGAAATGCAGAAGAAAGGCACACTGAAGGTTCCCGCCATCAACGTGAACGACAGTGTGACCAAGTCGAAGTTCGACAACCTGTATGGCTGCCGCGAAAGCCTGGTGGACGCTATCCGCCGTGGCACCGACGTGATGATGGCCGGCAAGGTTGCCGTTGTCGCCGGGTATGGTGATGTCGGCAAAGGCTCCGCCGCATCGCTGCGTAATGCAGGCTGCCGCGTGCTGGTGACCGAAATCGACCCGATCTGCGCCCTGCAGGCCGCCATGGAAGGCTACGAAGTCGTCACCATGGCTGACGCTGCACCGCGTGGCGATATTTTTGTGACCGCAACGGGCAATGTCGGTGTCATCACCGTTGAGCACATGCGCGCCATGAAAAACCGCGCCATTGTGTGCAACATCGGCCACTTCGATTCTGAAATCCAGATCGATGGGCTGCGCAACTTCACCTGGGACAACGTGAAACCGCAGGTGGACGAAGTTGTCTTCCCCGACGGCAAGCGTCTGATCGTGCTGTCCGAAGGCCGCCTGGTGAACCTTGGCAATGCCACGGGCCACCCGTCCTTTGTGATGTCAGCCTCCTTCACCAACCAGACACTGGCCCAGATCGAACTGTGGACAGCGCCTGAAGGCAAGTACGACGTGAAGGTGTACACCCTGCCCAAGAAGCTGGACGAAAAAGTAGCCGCCCTGCATCTGGCCAAGGTTGGCGCACAGCTGAGCAAGTTGAGCGAAGAGCAGGCCAAATACATTGACGTGCCCGTCAACGGCCCGTTCAAGCACGAAGAATACCGCTACTAA
- a CDS encoding cryptochrome/photolyase family protein, with the protein MSVSPAIVWFRDDFRLADNAALTAAQQSGAPMLCLYIRQPVPQEFSAADWWREKSLSVFMDELARQGGRLHVFEGDAEHLLPEIVRRSGATSVFWNRRYDPAGRATDTALKARLRQDGTAVSSFAGNVLHEPWTIRTQARQAFQVCGAYWRAACRVEPLPPLPAVQDVAFATVEAESWPGWSGVVAPQLGADGPPWCAMLDSQHQKGEAAAHAALATFLQQALPEYVQERDYPAHDGTSALSCFLRTGQITPRQIWQAVTDADSSQASVKFLAELGWREFAWSLLWDHPDLATRCLRPEFEHMAWRDDPAGLEAWKLGRTGYPLVDAGMRQLWQTGIMHNRVRMVVGSFLVKHLLIDWREGERWFAHTLTDYDPASNAMNWQWVAGCGVESAPFFRIMNPRLQQEKFDAQGDYVRHWVPELARVSQAVMADILKDGCGGPGGYPPALVPHAMARARALAALEQARQAGKSA; encoded by the coding sequence ATGAGTGTTTCTCCAGCGATTGTCTGGTTTCGTGACGATTTCCGTCTGGCGGACAATGCCGCCCTGACAGCCGCCCAGCAGAGCGGTGCGCCCATGCTGTGCCTTTATATAAGGCAGCCGGTGCCGCAGGAGTTTTCTGCCGCTGACTGGTGGCGGGAAAAAAGTCTGTCGGTGTTCATGGATGAACTGGCCCGGCAGGGCGGCAGGCTGCATGTGTTTGAGGGCGACGCGGAACATCTTTTGCCAGAGATTGTGCGCCGCTCCGGGGCAACATCCGTGTTCTGGAACCGCCGCTACGACCCTGCGGGCAGGGCTACGGATACAGCGCTGAAAGCCAGGCTACGGCAGGATGGCACAGCAGTCAGCAGTTTTGCCGGTAACGTGCTGCATGAGCCATGGACAATCCGGACCCAAGCCAGGCAGGCGTTTCAGGTATGTGGCGCATATTGGCGTGCGGCCTGCCGGGTGGAGCCTTTGCCGCCTTTGCCTGCTGTGCAGGATGTAGCGTTTGCCACTGTGGAGGCAGAAAGCTGGCCCGGTTGGTCCGGGGTGGTGGCCCCGCAACTGGGGGCTGATGGCCCGCCGTGGTGTGCCATGCTGGACAGCCAACACCAGAAGGGTGAGGCCGCAGCTCACGCTGCTCTGGCCACGTTTTTGCAACAGGCTCTGCCAGAGTATGTGCAGGAGCGTGACTACCCCGCGCACGATGGCACGTCTGCCCTGTCGTGCTTTCTCCGCACCGGGCAGATTACGCCACGGCAGATCTGGCAGGCTGTGACGGACGCTGATTCCTCGCAGGCCAGTGTGAAATTTCTGGCGGAACTGGGCTGGCGCGAGTTTGCCTGGTCGCTGCTATGGGATCACCCTGATCTGGCCACACGCTGCCTGCGGCCCGAATTTGAGCACATGGCCTGGCGGGATGATCCCGCCGGACTGGAGGCCTGGAAACTGGGCCGCACAGGCTACCCGCTGGTGGATGCAGGAATGCGTCAGCTTTGGCAGACGGGCATCATGCATAACAGGGTGCGGATGGTTGTCGGGTCGTTTTTGGTCAAGCACCTGCTGATTGACTGGCGAGAAGGCGAGCGCTGGTTTGCCCATACGCTGACGGATTATGACCCCGCCAGCAATGCCATGAACTGGCAGTGGGTGGCCGGATGCGGGGTGGAGAGCGCACCGTTCTTCCGGATCATGAACCCGCGTTTGCAGCAGGAAAAGTTTGATGCCCAGGGCGACTACGTGCGCCATTGGGTGCCAGAGCTTGCCCGGGTCTCGCAAGCGGTCATGGCGGATATTCTCAAGGATGGCTGCGGTGGGCCGGGGGGGTATCCGCCCGCTCTTGTACCACATGCCATGGCGCGGGCGCGGGCTCTTGCGGCACTGGAGCAGGCGCGGCAGGCCGGAAAAAGTGCCTGA
- a CDS encoding DUF3597 domain-containing protein: MSILGSIFSAIFHHAKAATPAAQTPDAQTNPAAPVPAATPVATPATIDIDSVLTDMAAHNSQTLNWKQSIVDLLKLLGLDSSLDARKKLAAELGYTGSTDDSAAMNVWLIGQVRQKLAENGGKVPAGL, encoded by the coding sequence ATGAGCATTCTTGGTTCCATTTTTTCCGCCATTTTCCATCACGCCAAGGCCGCAACACCGGCTGCCCAGACGCCAGACGCCCAGACCAACCCGGCAGCCCCCGTACCTGCGGCAACACCCGTAGCCACACCGGCCACGATTGATATTGATTCTGTCCTGACCGATATGGCTGCCCACAACAGCCAGACGCTGAACTGGAAGCAGTCCATTGTGGATCTTCTCAAGCTGCTGGGGCTGGACAGTTCCCTCGATGCCCGCAAGAAGCTGGCAGCAGAACTGGGCTACACCGGCAGCACAGACGACAGCGCTGCGATGAACGTGTGGCTGATCGGCCAGGTCCGCCAGAAGCTGGCCGAAAACGGTGGCAAGGTGCCTGCCGGGCTGTAA